From one Staphylococcus kloosii genomic stretch:
- a CDS encoding ABC transporter ATP-binding protein: protein MDKLLEVKHLHKTMANSEFQIKDISFEVSEGETVALIGNNGSGKSTTINTILGDYIKDSGIIKFFGNEIGQEDYTYKDYIGVVFDELKLTKKLPIFRVNSIMDAMYQSWDSKQFFKLLKFFNLPEKRRVETLSRGMSMKLAIAIALSHNSRLLILDEATAGLDASSREQVLELLEDFVDQGNGIVLSSHISEDIETIADRLVFLRDGAIVMNVSKQYLYDNYGVIEMTADEFNKIDSNSVYAYNGRKGYVRALVYKDKADFKVNDINNVDQVTKILMRGETA from the coding sequence ATGGACAAGTTATTAGAAGTTAAGCATTTGCACAAAACGATGGCAAATTCAGAATTTCAAATAAAAGATATTTCCTTTGAAGTGAGTGAGGGGGAGACGGTAGCCTTAATTGGTAATAATGGTTCAGGTAAATCAACTACGATTAATACAATACTTGGGGATTACATTAAAGATTCTGGAATAATTAAATTTTTTGGAAATGAAATCGGCCAAGAGGATTATACATATAAAGATTACATAGGAGTTGTTTTTGATGAACTGAAATTGACTAAAAAATTACCTATCTTTAGAGTGAACTCAATAATGGACGCTATGTATCAATCGTGGGACTCTAAACAATTTTTTAAGTTACTTAAGTTCTTCAATTTACCTGAAAAACGACGTGTGGAAACTCTATCACGTGGCATGTCGATGAAACTCGCTATTGCGATTGCATTATCCCATAATAGTCGCTTACTTATTCTCGATGAAGCAACAGCAGGTCTTGATGCTTCGAGTAGAGAACAAGTGTTAGAACTTTTGGAAGACTTTGTTGATCAAGGCAATGGTATAGTTTTGTCCTCTCATATATCTGAAGATATCGAAACAATAGCAGATCGCTTAGTTTTTTTACGCGATGGAGCAATAGTTATGAACGTGAGTAAACAATATTTATATGATAATTATGGTGTGATAGAAATGACTGCTGACGAATTTAATAAGATAGATAGCAATAGTGTCTATGCATACAATGGGCGAAAAGGTTATGTTAGAGCCTTAGTTTATAAAGATAAAGCTGATTTTAAAGTTAACGATATTAATAACGTTGATCAAGTTACAAAAATATTAATGAGAGGTGAAACAGCATGA
- a CDS encoding ABC-2 transporter permease has translation MKALILNQYYSSKTQILIYTALTIVIAIFFTFFSDNTVGAALLTCIYPALGAMDYLKKESASDWLKYAIIMPVTRRTIVNTHFLVHLSLVLIGFIISLIIISIYKASIVEGLSNSFIGVGFALQMSLIYLLTYKFGSENSNGIYFIAMVFLLVLFFIYIITTAFLHNNQNALLSDFALNSYYLILSIIIGLIVYYFSLKHFDNADF, from the coding sequence ATGAAGGCATTAATATTAAATCAATATTATTCGTCTAAGACGCAAATACTTATTTATACTGCTTTAACGATAGTAATAGCCATTTTCTTCACCTTTTTTAGTGACAATACTGTCGGGGCTGCACTGTTAACTTGCATTTATCCTGCTTTAGGAGCGATGGACTATTTAAAAAAAGAAAGTGCGAGTGACTGGTTAAAATATGCCATTATTATGCCTGTAACAAGAAGAACCATAGTAAATACGCATTTTTTAGTACATCTTTCGCTCGTCCTAATTGGCTTTATTATATCGCTCATTATTATATCTATTTATAAAGCTTCAATTGTAGAAGGTCTGAGTAATTCGTTTATTGGCGTAGGTTTTGCACTTCAAATGTCATTAATTTATTTATTAACTTATAAGTTTGGCTCTGAAAATTCTAATGGTATTTATTTTATTGCTATGGTATTTTTATTGGTTCTTTTTTTTATTTATATTATCACAACAGCTTTTCTTCACAATAATCAAAATGCATTACTTTCTGATTTTGCCTTGAATAGTTATTATTTAATTTTAAGTATAATCATTGGATTAATTGTTTATTATTTCAGCTTAAAACATTTTGATAATGCAGATTTTTAA
- a CDS encoding DedA family protein, which yields MEQIITEFIRSWGYAAIAILILFENILPFIPSEIILTFAGLLSEKSDLSIPVLFIISTVSSFFGLLILYYISRLVSEQRLYRFVDKYGKWIKLRGKDVAKANDWFKHYGAWAVLICRFIPVLRVLITIPAGINRMNVVKFMFLSLVGTTVWNFLLIYLGKLLSGSWDILMNALHTYSFVMYIILFIIIVYIIYHLLKRRRVE from the coding sequence ATGGAACAAATAATAACTGAATTTATTCGTTCATGGGGTTATGCCGCCATAGCGATCTTAATTTTATTCGAAAATATATTACCATTTATACCATCGGAAATTATTTTAACGTTTGCAGGTTTACTATCTGAAAAATCCGATCTATCAATTCCGGTCTTATTTATTATATCTACAGTATCTTCCTTCTTCGGATTATTAATATTATATTATATTAGTAGACTAGTTTCCGAGCAACGTTTATATCGTTTTGTAGATAAGTATGGTAAATGGATTAAACTTAGAGGCAAAGATGTAGCTAAAGCAAATGATTGGTTTAAACATTACGGTGCATGGGCCGTTTTAATATGTAGATTTATTCCAGTATTAAGAGTTTTAATTACTATTCCTGCTGGTATTAACAGAATGAATGTAGTAAAGTTTATGTTTTTATCACTAGTCGGTACTACAGTTTGGAATTTCTTACTTATTTATTTAGGTAAATTATTAAGCGGTAGTTGGGATATACTAATGAACGCTTTACACACATATTCATTCGTTATGTACATTATCTTATTTATTATTATCGTTTATATCATTTACCATTTATTAAAACGACGCAGAGTTGAATAA